The genomic window CCGCCGACGAAAAAATGCGTGCTCACTGGTCCGTGGTCGACGGGGTGTTGCAGTTCGACGGTAAAGGCAGCAGCTTATGCACTGCGAAAGACTACGGCGATTTTGAACTGTACGTCGACTGGAAAATCCTCGAAGCCGGTGACAGCGGCATCTATCTGCGCGGTAGTCCACAGGTGCAGATCTGGGACACCGAACATCCAGACTACTTTCGCCACGGTGCTGAAAACGGTTCCGGTTCCTTATGGAACAACAAGAACAACCCACGGTTTCCGCTGGTCAAAGCGGACAAGCCCGTCGGTCAGTGGAACACGTTCTACATTCGCATGATCGGCGAACGGGTGACGATTAAACTAAATGATCAGCTGGTGGCCGATAACGTGGTCATGGAAAACATCTGGGACCGCGGTATGCCGATCTATCCGCGTGGGCAGATCGAACTGCAAAACCATGGCAACACCTTGTACTTTCGCGACTTGTACATTCGCGAAATCCCGGCAGCCGAAGCCAACGAAATTCTGGCTGCCGAAGAAGCGGACGATTTTCAGAGCATCTTTAACGGACGCGATTTTGTAGGCTGGCAGGGAGCTTTAGAGAACTGCGAAATCGTCGACGGTGCGATCGTTTGGAAGTCGGGCAAGGGCGGTACGGTGTTTACCGACAAGCAATACACCGACTTCATCGCCAGGATGGAATTCAAACTTCCTCCGGGAGGCAATAACGGCATCGCCGTGCGTTATTCCGGAGAAGGCACGGCCAACCAGGGCGGCATCGAATTGCAGGTGCTGGATTCCGAGCATCCCAAATACGCCAAGCTTGATCCGCGGCAGTACCACGGTTCGGCTTACGGATTGGTGCCCGCCCACCGCGGATATCTGCGGCCCACCGGCGAGTGGAATTTCCAGCAAGTCACCATGCGTGGCTCGAAGCTGAAAGTCGAATTAAATGGCACCACAATTTTGGATGCCGATCTATCCGAAGTGAAAGAGTCGAAGGATGGTCCGCTGAATCCGAACGCTTCACGGAAGACCGGGCACTTCGGTTTCGGTGGTCACAACGATCCGGTGGCGTTTCGCAACCTTTCGATTCGCGAACTGCCAGGCGAACCCGCTTCGCCACCGGCACGTGAGACGGCGATCAGCCCCACTGACGGCCCGATCAAGTTGTTTAACGGATGCAACTTGGAAGGGTTTTATCCATGGCTGCGCGATACAAAGTATTCCGATCCCAAAAAGATCTTTACCGTACAAGACGGCATGTTGCACATTTCCGGCGACGGTTACGGGGGGCTGATCACCAATCGTGCGTATCGCGACTACCACTTAATCGTCGAATTCAAATGGGGCGAAAAGACGTGGGGCGACCGTGTGGATCGCGCCCGTGACTCCGGGGTGTTGGTACACGCCTGGGGACCCGACGGAGGTTTCGGAAATACCTGGATGGCCGCGATCGAAGCCCAGATCATCGAAGGCGGTGTGGGGGACATTCTGGTGCTGACCGGTTCGGATCCCGTGACCGGCCAACGGCTTCCGGTCTCTTTGACCGCGGAAATCGGTAAGGATCGTGACGGTGAAAAGGTGTGGCAGAAGGGGGCCGAGCGAATGACCTTATCGAGTGGCCGGATCAACTGGTTCGGACGCGACGAGGACTGGGCCGACAAAATTGACTTCCGCGGCAAACAGGACGTGGAGAGCCCGTTCGGGGAGTGGACGCGGTTGGAGGTCATCGCCGACGGCGGTCACTTGCTGTACAAGGTCAACGGCGTAGTCGTCAACGAAGGCTTCGAAGCCCAACCCAATTCTGGCAAACTGATTCTGCAAACCGAGCAAGCGGAAATGTACGTGCGAAAATTCGAACTAAGGCCACTAGAATAGCCCATGGTCGTCGTTCGCTCCGCGAACGCAACGCAAGGTTGCCGTTCGCTCCGGACGTGAATTGTATTACTGACGGATTGCAATGCGAGCAAGGCCGGGCGCTGGGTGCCGGGGGCAGGCCCGGAGGGTCGGCAGAACCTCTGCCGGGGCTGTTAAGCCCCGGTAAGTGCATCAAACCAAAACTAGAGGCCTGAAGGGCCGACACAACGACGGCCTTCGCGGCAGATTGGTAAAGATTGTGCCGGCCCTCCGGGCCTACCTGCTTCATTGACATGATTCCGGGGGTTGGCACCCCCGGCAATGGTTGTACCGGCACTCCGTGCCTGATCCGGTTCGTAATTCACACAACCAGTCGAACGAGATTCACCACATATCCATCTCACGTTCCCCGCGAACGCAACGCATGGTCGTCGTTCGCTCCGCGAACGCAACGCAATAATCACACCGCCACTCAGCCACTTTAAAAAACGCCCCCGCCCTTTCACTTTCCCCACCCCTGCGGTAATTTCAGCGACCAGACTTCGTTGCTGAGCGGCTTGGCGTGGCCTCCTGCTACAAATACTTGATCTTTAAACACATAGGCGGAGTGTTCGTGTCGCTCTTTCCATATCACATCGCAGTTCAGCCGCGTCCATTCGCGGCCGTTTTTTGAATGCCAGACATCACCGTAATTGGTCGAGGACTCTTTGGACCACCCACCGAGCACCCACATTTGGTCTCGGTACACGACCGAGGAAAACCATAACCGCGCGGGCCACGGTGCGGCTTCGGTTTCTTGACGCCACTCAATGCCGTCTGCCGAGCTCCAGACATCGTTGAAGGCTTGGTATTGCGGGACGTAGTTACCGCCGCCCATAACGTAGATGCGGTCGTTCAGGACAACCGCTTGGTGATAGGCCCGCGGAGCCCAGGGTGCATCGGCGGTGGCTTGTGCC from Roseimaritima ulvae includes these protein-coding regions:
- a CDS encoding 3-keto-disaccharide hydrolase; its protein translation is MNRTLRHPSAALLLLLTFVWLGSAMSTVHAEPPQGFTPLFNGKDLTGWKGLVGNPKSRAAMSPEELATAQQAADEKMRAHWSVVDGVLQFDGKGSSLCTAKDYGDFELYVDWKILEAGDSGIYLRGSPQVQIWDTEHPDYFRHGAENGSGSLWNNKNNPRFPLVKADKPVGQWNTFYIRMIGERVTIKLNDQLVADNVVMENIWDRGMPIYPRGQIELQNHGNTLYFRDLYIREIPAAEANEILAAEEADDFQSIFNGRDFVGWQGALENCEIVDGAIVWKSGKGGTVFTDKQYTDFIARMEFKLPPGGNNGIAVRYSGEGTANQGGIELQVLDSEHPKYAKLDPRQYHGSAYGLVPAHRGYLRPTGEWNFQQVTMRGSKLKVELNGTTILDADLSEVKESKDGPLNPNASRKTGHFGFGGHNDPVAFRNLSIRELPGEPASPPARETAISPTDGPIKLFNGCNLEGFYPWLRDTKYSDPKKIFTVQDGMLHISGDGYGGLITNRAYRDYHLIVEFKWGEKTWGDRVDRARDSGVLVHAWGPDGGFGNTWMAAIEAQIIEGGVGDILVLTGSDPVTGQRLPVSLTAEIGKDRDGEKVWQKGAERMTLSSGRINWFGRDEDWADKIDFRGKQDVESPFGEWTRLEVIADGGHLLYKVNGVVVNEGFEAQPNSGKLILQTEQAEMYVRKFELRPLE